In one Silene latifolia isolate original U9 population chromosome 10, ASM4854445v1, whole genome shotgun sequence genomic region, the following are encoded:
- the LOC141607591 gene encoding zinc finger BED domain-containing protein RICESLEEPER 2-like has product MSTPKRIENFEESSKYLGGSHTKRLVLDCKTRWNSTFYMLESALPYKDVFIRLKRLNRKMKFYIPSEDDWKMAKIICDELDIFNTTTKVFSGRNYPNFNLFFCKACEIKLALKDWLKDDAVFVKSMDANMIEKFDKCWEHVNGLLAIASILDPRNKMDCVQYYFDIIYGSRCDREVEKVRGLLDDLVVEYQEKGEGSKTPNKMSKRKGKKNAFCLFR; this is encoded by the coding sequence ATGTCTACTCCTAAGAGAATTGAAAATTTTGAGGAGTCATCTAAGTATTTGGGTGGTAGTCATACAAAAAGATTGGTCCTTGATTGTAAAACAAGGTGGAATTCAACGTTTTATATGCTTGAATCGGCTTTGCCTTATAAAGATGTTTTCATTAGACTGAAGCGTCTAAACAGAAAAATGAAATTTTATATTCCTTCGGAAGATGATTGGAAAATGGCTAAGATAATTTGTGATGAGCTAGATATATTTAACACAACTACTAAGGTGTTTTCCGGGAGGAATTATCCTAATTTTAACTTGTTTTTTTGCAAGGCTTGTGAGATTAAGCTTGCCTTGAAGGATTGGTTAAAAGATGATGCTGTTTTTGTCAAATCTATGGATGCAAATATGATTGAGAAGTTTGATAAATGTTGGGAACATGTTAATGGTCTTTTGGCGATTGCCTCTATCTTAGATCCAAGGAACAAGATGGATTGTGTTCAATACTATTTTGATATAATTTATGGTAGTAGATGTGACAGAGAAGTGGAGAAGGTGAGGGGATTGTTAGATGATCTTGTTGTGGAGTATCAAGAAAAAGGCGAGGGGAGTAAGACTCCAAATAAAATGTCCAAACGAAAAGGAAAAAAGAATGCATTCTGCCTCTTTAGGTGA